A window from Sphingobacteriales bacterium encodes these proteins:
- a CDS encoding tetratricopeptide repeat protein: MYKKEIEQYYHKIENFVYERKLAEAIQNLDVFIKESMSFDLQQDYEQTLENYKYLLGFMIKGVVDPEREKIYNNICCHLLEINDKARQNAFFYCPELPYFKAKNYFNNQGKLSKETAEQLLDKVVSPRVIADMLSNTSVSDDDASLEEQSWQGMEELFRIFWLTDRYDEIDSDLFERIIEHENIFWYEKSLLVSALTLGLLNNFDIAKISLLIRTYLKKLPHISERALTGLILAIYKYDRRIEFYPAIFSELLLLTDYNEFKDDLKALIFQLITTKDTEKLSKKLQEEILPEVIKHAPQIAKNLDIEKLLSDKDEDEKNPKWKEVFKDSPGLYDKLEELSKLQMQGSDMFIGTFAQLKHFPFFNNLINWLLPFYADEKNLKSSLQKELSHPNFIEFLEALEVAPYICNSDKYSFCFNLKALPEQQKLLLFDMFIEETHSLREMLLEEGRIDMTLKSRIIITQYLQDLYRFFKLNPQKFHFEDVFQWKLDIHNTATIKKLINDPVFFKEIADQYFNREHYDEAAVIYESIYQAGNEDLEILQKLGFCFQKLKNYSKAIENYSKADIIDTGNVWIWRKLAYCYLKMEDFQNALKYYCEIEKEDTENWKIQAYIAHCYFNLNEYEKALNIFFKVDLLKPDNPYIIKSIAYTNFLLGKFNESLNHYQKLGSDQLNYNDLMNLGHLYLCLKDRQNASNYYLKSIVNYPDGINGFFRQFENDRALLMKYGVNAEHFPLIIDYLKMSREGKMNEY; the protein is encoded by the coding sequence ATGTATAAAAAAGAAATTGAGCAGTACTATCACAAAATAGAAAACTTTGTTTACGAGCGAAAACTGGCGGAAGCTATTCAAAACCTTGATGTTTTCATAAAAGAGAGCATGTCATTTGATTTACAACAGGATTACGAACAGACCCTTGAAAATTATAAATACCTTCTTGGTTTTATGATAAAAGGAGTTGTAGATCCTGAGCGTGAAAAAATATATAATAATATTTGCTGCCATCTTTTGGAAATCAATGATAAAGCACGACAAAATGCTTTTTTTTATTGTCCCGAGCTTCCTTATTTTAAGGCAAAAAATTACTTCAACAATCAGGGAAAACTATCGAAAGAAACGGCTGAACAGTTATTGGATAAAGTGGTCTCGCCAAGAGTTATTGCAGATATGTTAAGCAATACTTCAGTCAGTGACGATGATGCAAGTCTTGAAGAGCAATCATGGCAGGGCATGGAAGAATTGTTCAGAATATTCTGGTTGACAGATCGGTATGATGAAATTGATTCTGATTTGTTTGAAAGAATAATCGAACATGAAAATATTTTCTGGTATGAAAAAAGTTTACTGGTTTCAGCCTTAACACTTGGATTGTTAAACAATTTTGACATTGCCAAAATATCACTTCTCATCAGGACATATCTGAAAAAATTACCCCATATCAGTGAAAGGGCACTGACAGGTTTGATTTTGGCAATTTATAAATACGACAGGCGTATTGAATTTTATCCGGCTATTTTTTCAGAATTACTTCTGCTTACAGACTACAATGAGTTTAAAGATGACCTGAAAGCCCTTATTTTTCAGCTAATTACGACAAAAGATACCGAAAAACTCTCGAAAAAACTTCAGGAAGAAATATTACCGGAAGTGATAAAACATGCACCGCAGATTGCTAAAAACCTGGATATTGAAAAGTTGTTGTCGGACAAAGATGAAGATGAGAAAAACCCCAAATGGAAAGAAGTGTTTAAAGATTCTCCGGGTTTGTACGACAAGCTGGAAGAGTTATCCAAACTCCAGATGCAGGGAAGTGATATGTTTATCGGAACTTTTGCTCAGCTTAAACATTTCCCTTTCTTTAACAACCTGATCAATTGGCTCTTGCCTTTTTATGCTGATGAGAAAAACCTGAAAAGTTCTTTGCAAAAAGAGCTGTCGCATCCCAATTTCATCGAATTTCTTGAAGCACTCGAAGTTGCACCTTACATCTGCAATTCTGATAAATATTCCTTTTGCTTTAACCTGAAAGCTTTACCCGAACAGCAGAAACTGCTTTTGTTCGATATGTTTATTGAAGAAACACATTCATTAAGGGAAATGCTTCTGGAAGAAGGAAGAATTGATATGACCCTTAAGAGCAGAATTATTATTACCCAGTATTTACAGGATTTATACAGGTTTTTTAAGCTTAATCCGCAAAAATTTCATTTTGAAGATGTTTTCCAATGGAAGCTTGACATTCATAATACTGCAACAATAAAAAAACTGATCAATGATCCTGTATTTTTCAAAGAAATCGCTGATCAATATTTTAACAGGGAGCATTACGATGAAGCTGCCGTCATTTACGAATCAATTTATCAGGCAGGGAATGAAGACCTTGAAATTTTGCAAAAACTTGGTTTTTGTTTTCAAAAGCTGAAAAACTATTCAAAAGCCATTGAAAATTATTCAAAGGCAGATATCATTGACACCGGAAATGTCTGGATATGGCGAAAACTGGCTTATTGTTATTTAAAAATGGAAGATTTTCAGAATGCCCTGAAATATTATTGTGAAATTGAAAAGGAAGATACTGAAAACTGGAAAATACAGGCTTATATTGCCCATTGCTACTTCAATCTGAATGAGTATGAAAAAGCACTGAATATTTTCTTCAAGGTAGATTTGTTAAAGCCAGACAATCCTTATATTATCAAATCAATAGCATATACTAATTTTTTACTTGGAAAATTTAATGAATCCCTTAATCATTATCAAAAACTTGGTTCAGATCAGTTGAATTACAATGATTTAATGAATCTCGGGCATCTCTATCTTTGCCTGAAAGACAGGCAAAATGCAAGTAATTACTATTTAAAAAGTATTGTGAATTATCCCGATGGTATAAATGGTTTTTTCAGGCAATTTGAAAATGATCGTGCTTTGTTGATGAAATACGGAGTAAATGCAGAACACTTTCCCTTAATCATTGATTATCTGAAAATGTCCAGAGAGGGTAAAATGAATGAATATTAA
- a CDS encoding sensor histidine kinase, translating into MKKKNLTPFQLALLSSAILSVLFICILITEFLFEKLPDIWFIIIAFLMAFVLSYLVFYFVLQIFIYRKIKLIYKSIHHIKSTKEVAPQKIQLTRDVIGEVEEQVAHWKEDYQNEINTLIKNEQYRREFLTNVSHELKSPLFNAQGYIQTLIDNKLSDEEINLKYLKKAAQNLEKLGEIITDLEIISRLENGELQLVYTKFDIRDLIEEIMFNLEIQTIKKNISLGFKEGCDTPFHVYADKEQISRVLNNLIVNAIRYGKENGSVKIGLYDMGDNILVEVSDDGIGIEKEHLPRVFERFFRVDKSHDRKESGSGLGLAIVKHIIECHRQTINVRSTPGVGSTFGFTLKKA; encoded by the coding sequence ATGAAGAAAAAGAACCTTACCCCTTTCCAGCTTGCTCTCCTTTCATCAGCCATTCTGTCTGTTCTGTTTATCTGTATTTTAATAACTGAATTTTTGTTTGAAAAACTACCTGACATCTGGTTTATCATCATTGCCTTTCTGATGGCTTTTGTGTTATCGTATCTGGTTTTTTATTTTGTATTGCAGATATTTATCTATCGGAAAATCAAATTGATATACAAATCCATTCATCACATAAAATCGACAAAAGAGGTTGCACCCCAAAAAATTCAGCTTACCAGAGATGTAATCGGAGAAGTTGAAGAACAGGTGGCTCATTGGAAAGAAGACTATCAGAATGAGATCAATACGCTGATTAAAAATGAACAATACAGGAGAGAATTTCTGACCAATGTCTCTCATGAACTGAAAAGCCCGTTGTTCAATGCCCAGGGATATATTCAGACCCTTATCGATAATAAACTATCTGATGAAGAAATAAATTTGAAATACCTGAAAAAAGCCGCTCAAAATCTGGAAAAACTTGGAGAAATAATAACTGATCTTGAAATAATTTCAAGGCTTGAAAACGGAGAATTGCAATTGGTATATACGAAATTCGACATCAGGGATCTGATCGAAGAAATCATGTTTAATCTTGAAATTCAGACAATTAAAAAGAACATCAGCCTTGGGTTTAAAGAAGGCTGCGATACTCCCTTTCATGTTTACGCAGATAAAGAACAAATATCAAGAGTTCTTAATAATCTGATTGTCAATGCCATACGTTATGGAAAAGAAAACGGAAGTGTGAAAATCGGACTGTACGACATGGGAGACAATATTTTAGTAGAAGTCAGTGATGACGGTATTGGAATAGAAAAAGAGCATTTGCCGCGGGTGTTTGAACGCTTTTTCAGGGTGGACAAAAGCCACGACCGGAAAGAAAGCGGCTCAGGACTTGGGTTGGCAATTGTAAAACATATTATTGAATGTCATCGTCAGACAATTAATGTCAGAAGTACACCCGGAGTGGGTTCCACTTTCGGTTTTACGCTAAAAAAAGCCTGA